Proteins co-encoded in one Mycobacterium mantenii genomic window:
- a CDS encoding enoyl-CoA hydratase/isomerase family protein, producing MAQNISVSTADHVSIIEITRPPANYFDRQLIGEIVDAAADVHAHGTRAIVLCSQGKHFCAGANFAQGEMDEDRARSSELLYREAVRLFDVAVPIVAAVQGSAVGGGLGLACAADFRVAAPSSRFHANFSMLGFHHGFGLSVTLPGIVGQQKATDLLYTSRRIDGQRAFDIGLVDRLVPDGDVRDEALRWAVEIAAAAPLAVQSIRQTLRAPLVSQVRAVLDRELAEQRTLWATEDSKIGIAANLAREKAVFTGQ from the coding sequence GTGGCACAGAACATCTCGGTGAGCACCGCCGACCATGTCAGCATCATCGAAATCACCCGCCCCCCGGCGAACTACTTCGACCGCCAGCTCATCGGCGAGATCGTGGATGCCGCCGCCGACGTGCACGCCCACGGGACGCGCGCCATCGTGCTGTGTTCGCAAGGCAAGCACTTCTGCGCCGGCGCCAACTTCGCTCAGGGCGAGATGGACGAGGACCGGGCGCGGTCCTCGGAACTGTTGTACCGCGAGGCGGTTCGGCTGTTCGACGTAGCGGTGCCGATCGTCGCCGCGGTCCAGGGCTCCGCCGTCGGGGGCGGTCTTGGTTTGGCGTGCGCGGCCGACTTCCGGGTTGCCGCGCCGTCGAGCCGATTTCACGCCAACTTCTCGATGCTGGGGTTCCATCACGGCTTCGGGCTGAGCGTGACCCTGCCCGGCATCGTCGGACAGCAAAAAGCCACGGACCTGCTCTACACCAGCCGACGCATCGACGGTCAACGCGCCTTCGACATCGGGCTGGTCGATCGGCTCGTACCGGACGGGGACGTCCGGGACGAGGCGCTGCGCTGGGCGGTCGAGATCGCTGCGGCCGCACCGCTAGCGGTGCAATCGATCCGGCAGACCCTACGTGCACCCCTGGTAAGCCAGGTCCGGGCGGTGCTGGACCGTGAGCTGGCCGAACAGCGGACGCTGTGGGCCACCGAGGACAGCAAGATCGGGATCGCCGCCAACCTGGCCCGCGAGAAGGCGGTGTTCACCGGGCAATAG
- a CDS encoding acyl-CoA dehydrogenase yields MTAHQADPELVGLVRDYFSQTFSADVIGAVERDGLTTPLWQSAAELGLPLVGIAEECGGSGGSLPDLLAVLKGAGRHAVPLPLAETSLAAWLLARAGAEIPATPMTVVPDSSALSLDGDRLTGTATHVPWVRGASHVVAVLPAGVVVADVDHLQVTAGSDLAGMPRDAITANGSEVDVYPADVGADDVLLRGALLRSAQIAGAITGAFELTTTYAGQREQFGRPIGKFQSVQAHIVELAQASALTALSVDRAGAAALHGAASFEIVATKSVANRNAGLAARAAHQAHGAIGMTQEYALQLLTRRLHTWRGDFGDEASMNTRLGTAMALVGGINKAVTAVGSTIGV; encoded by the coding sequence ATGACCGCGCACCAAGCTGACCCCGAGCTCGTCGGGCTGGTCCGGGACTACTTTTCTCAGACCTTCAGCGCCGATGTCATCGGCGCGGTGGAACGCGACGGCCTGACCACCCCCTTGTGGCAGTCAGCAGCAGAACTCGGTTTACCGCTCGTCGGGATCGCCGAGGAATGCGGCGGGTCGGGCGGTTCATTGCCGGATCTACTCGCGGTCCTGAAGGGCGCGGGCCGCCACGCGGTGCCCCTGCCCCTGGCCGAGACCAGCCTGGCCGCCTGGTTGCTGGCCCGCGCCGGAGCGGAGATTCCGGCCACCCCGATGACCGTGGTACCTGACTCCAGCGCCTTGTCCCTCGACGGTGACCGATTGACCGGCACCGCTACACACGTGCCCTGGGTGCGGGGCGCCAGCCACGTGGTGGCGGTCCTACCCGCCGGGGTGGTGGTGGCCGACGTCGACCACCTGCAAGTGACCGCGGGGTCGGACCTCGCGGGGATGCCCCGAGACGCCATCACGGCGAACGGAAGCGAAGTGGACGTCTACCCCGCCGATGTCGGTGCCGATGACGTACTGCTGCGCGGCGCCTTGCTGCGGTCCGCACAGATAGCCGGCGCCATCACCGGAGCGTTCGAACTGACCACGACCTACGCCGGGCAGCGTGAGCAGTTCGGCCGCCCGATCGGCAAGTTTCAGTCCGTGCAGGCCCATATCGTCGAACTCGCGCAGGCGTCAGCCTTGACCGCGCTTTCGGTCGACCGCGCGGGTGCCGCCGCACTGCACGGCGCGGCCTCCTTCGAGATCGTCGCCACCAAATCGGTGGCCAACCGCAACGCCGGGCTGGCGGCACGGGCCGCGCACCAGGCCCACGGCGCCATCGGCATGACGCAGGAATACGCCCTGCAGCTGCTGACCCGACGCCTACACACCTGGCGCGGCGACTTCGGCGACGAGGCATCGATGAACACAAGGCTCGGTACGGCGATGGCCCTCGTCGGCGGCATCAACAAGGCCGTCACGGCCGTCGGCTCAACGATCGGAGTATGA
- a CDS encoding acyl-CoA dehydrogenase family protein, whose protein sequence is MRLEATELSTDEQRLRDDVRAFLADRLPPGSYNAGLGFAAPSDPVFSRDLGAQGWLGMALPKEYGGGGRTAVERLIVVEELLAVGAPVGWHWVADRQSGPNIAANGTDEQKQYFLPRIASGELSFAIGMSEPDAGSDLAAVRTRAIKVDGGWLLNGTKIWTSGAAEATHLLGLFRTSEDRYRGLTQFIVDRHADGLTPSKITFIDGTRHFCEVAFDDVFVPDSRRLGEVGAGWGQNTAELVLERGGVDRWMSVMPVLDHWAGTLHGTAPGWAQTELGSVAARCWAFHGLSLSIARAVDRGESPTVEAALAKEMATRFEQECIEIVLRHFGRTPELTSSDPYESLLARAVLTGPSFTIRGGTTEIMRNIIAKALITS, encoded by the coding sequence ATGAGACTCGAGGCAACCGAACTCAGCACCGACGAACAACGGTTACGCGACGACGTCCGGGCCTTCCTGGCCGACCGGCTTCCGCCGGGCAGCTATAACGCCGGCCTAGGGTTCGCCGCCCCCAGCGATCCCGTCTTCTCCCGCGACCTGGGCGCGCAGGGCTGGCTCGGCATGGCGCTGCCGAAGGAGTATGGCGGCGGCGGACGCACCGCCGTGGAGCGGCTCATCGTGGTCGAGGAGTTACTGGCCGTCGGAGCGCCGGTGGGATGGCATTGGGTCGCCGACCGCCAATCCGGTCCCAATATCGCCGCGAACGGCACCGACGAGCAGAAGCAGTACTTCCTGCCCCGCATTGCCAGCGGAGAGTTGTCCTTCGCGATCGGCATGAGCGAACCCGACGCCGGCTCCGACCTGGCCGCCGTGCGGACCCGAGCGATCAAGGTCGACGGCGGGTGGCTGCTCAACGGAACCAAGATCTGGACCTCCGGTGCGGCCGAGGCGACCCACCTATTGGGGCTCTTCCGCACCTCCGAGGACCGCTACCGCGGATTGACCCAGTTCATCGTGGACCGCCACGCCGACGGGCTGACCCCGTCGAAGATCACCTTCATCGACGGCACCCGCCACTTCTGCGAAGTCGCGTTCGACGACGTCTTCGTCCCGGACTCCAGGCGCCTGGGCGAGGTGGGTGCCGGCTGGGGACAGAACACCGCCGAACTCGTTCTCGAGCGCGGCGGTGTCGACCGCTGGATGTCGGTGATGCCGGTTCTGGACCACTGGGCCGGCACGCTGCACGGCACCGCCCCCGGTTGGGCGCAGACCGAACTCGGATCGGTGGCAGCGCGTTGCTGGGCGTTCCACGGCCTGTCGCTGTCGATCGCGCGGGCTGTCGACCGCGGCGAATCGCCAACGGTCGAGGCGGCGCTGGCCAAGGAAATGGCCACCCGATTCGAACAGGAGTGCATCGAAATCGTGCTCAGACACTTCGGCCGGACACCGGAACTGACCTCGTCGGACCCGTATGAATCCCTGCTCGCCAGGGCAGTGCTGACCGGCCCGTCGTTCACCATCCGCGGCGGCACCACCGAGATCATGCGTAACATCATCGCCAAGGCGCTGATCACGTCATGA
- a CDS encoding SDR family NAD(P)-dependent oxidoreductase: MTNPARLAGRVAVVTGAGQGLGRAIAIRYAAEGARVAVVDINADTAHAVAEEITAAGGTAAAIACDVSDRAAVDDAAARAAADLGPISVLVSNAGLTRPAMLWKMTDEQWSTVLNIHLNGAFYWLQAVVPGMQEARKGSIIFTTSSAGLNGTIGQINYASAKAALLGMTRSAARELAGYNIVVNAVAPAAATPMTEGLRNNDKLNENYLQRIPLKRWAEPEEIAGTYVFLASDEATYMTGQVLAIDGGLVMVR; the protein is encoded by the coding sequence ATGACCAATCCCGCACGACTGGCCGGCCGCGTCGCCGTCGTGACCGGCGCCGGCCAGGGACTGGGCCGGGCGATCGCCATCCGCTACGCCGCCGAAGGCGCACGAGTCGCCGTCGTCGACATCAATGCCGACACCGCGCACGCTGTGGCCGAGGAGATCACCGCCGCAGGCGGCACTGCGGCCGCAATCGCGTGTGATGTGTCCGATCGCGCGGCGGTCGACGACGCGGCAGCACGAGCCGCCGCCGACCTGGGCCCCATCAGCGTGCTGGTCAGCAACGCCGGCCTGACCCGGCCGGCGATGCTGTGGAAGATGACCGACGAGCAATGGTCAACCGTCCTGAACATCCACCTCAACGGAGCGTTCTACTGGCTGCAGGCGGTGGTGCCGGGAATGCAGGAAGCCCGGAAGGGTTCCATCATCTTCACAACCTCCTCAGCCGGGCTCAACGGCACCATCGGACAGATCAACTACGCGTCGGCCAAGGCGGCGCTGCTCGGCATGACGCGGTCGGCCGCCCGCGAACTCGCCGGCTACAACATCGTCGTCAACGCCGTCGCCCCCGCCGCGGCCACGCCGATGACCGAAGGGCTGCGCAACAACGACAAGCTCAATGAGAACTACCTGCAACGCATTCCGTTGAAGCGGTGGGCCGAACCGGAGGAGATCGCCGGCACCTACGTCTTTCTGGCCTCCGACGAGGCCACCTACATGACCGGACAGGTCCTGGCGATCGACGGCGGACTGGTGATGGTCCGGTGA